A genomic region of uncultured Paludibaculum sp. contains the following coding sequences:
- a CDS encoding GntR family transcriptional regulator, with product MTVYPSGESGGIADPVYLRVRERIRSEILSGVFPPGSRLKSADLSKRYKVSQMPIREALQMLQGEGLVTVLPNRGASVRAVDNRFIENMYDIRGVIDGLLVRRACKLMNDSEIFELHGVQAKYEEAAGAGQLDASLELNKEFHHIIYVAADNPEAMSMLECHWGLVDSLRRTFGFGQERIQEIISEHRQLLRALDRRDEELATRIALLHCEQAKADLLRQRENALGADPGKLRNIRKGRTA from the coding sequence ATGACTGTCTATCCTTCCGGTGAATCGGGCGGGATCGCGGATCCGGTGTATTTGAGGGTCCGGGAGAGGATTCGTAGCGAGATTCTGAGCGGAGTTTTTCCGCCGGGGTCGCGTCTGAAATCGGCGGACCTGAGCAAGCGCTACAAGGTGAGCCAGATGCCGATCCGCGAAGCGTTGCAGATGCTGCAGGGGGAAGGGTTGGTGACCGTGCTGCCCAACCGCGGCGCCAGCGTGCGCGCGGTGGACAACCGCTTTATCGAAAATATGTACGATATCCGCGGTGTCATTGACGGGCTGCTGGTTCGGCGCGCCTGCAAATTGATGAACGATTCGGAGATATTCGAGCTCCACGGAGTCCAGGCGAAGTACGAGGAAGCTGCCGGTGCCGGACAGTTGGACGCCTCCCTGGAGTTGAACAAGGAGTTCCATCACATCATCTACGTGGCGGCGGACAATCCGGAGGCCATGTCGATGCTGGAATGCCATTGGGGCTTGGTGGATAGCCTGCGGCGCACTTTCGGGTTTGGGCAGGAACGCATCCAGGAGATCATCTCGGAGCACCGTCAACTGTTGCGCGCGCTGGACCGCCGCGACGAGGAACTGGCCACCCGGATTGCCCTGCTGCATTGCGAACAGGCCAAGGCGGACCTGCTGCGTCAGCGGGAGAACGCCCTCGGCGCCGATCCTGGCAAGCTTCGCAATATCCGGAAAGGCAGGACGGCATGA
- a CDS encoding DUF6259 domain-containing protein codes for MKNTFSSLLLMALPLAGAEVALQNANLQIAFNEKGALTSLVDRRSAPARNLIAHPKAGFWKIVFQRGRSLENVIDPGQQTYRLEKNGNTIRIVADSLRYGGETLDIGLAIDVTLSEDEIRWQARIQNGSQVTISEFFFPEIGGIDTLGGPGTDDLLWPQNAGARIRNVRSTLTPRVDGLSEIETPVNGVADQRLELLYPGHATMDWYELTNDRRGIYFASYDPSFLSGSLLVSRMFTEGGSMTYSFVKYAFVRPGETWQSGQYVTAPHPGTWHASAGKYRQWANTWFRHDAPPDWVAHFKGMLLVILRQQYGDVMWHYDDIPFLYEEAQKNGMDMVSLFGWTEGGHDNQYPIYKADPEMGGEAALRRGLAEVTTRGGHTLLYLQGHLMDPVTDWYTQRGAALAARNVWGTPYYEQYNKGYQSSLLRNYTRKLFAMPCTLGDEWSNLLVKEGREKLGFGPSALIYDQLGGMPAYPCFGLKDDVKPSAAFTQGRLNLLKALRSSLKQTNPHFGLMFEHNTDIYAQYADIIHCAGEGCALTSRSFPQLFRYTFPEIIITSRDAAPRVDPKQVNHSLAYGMRFELEVRYRADVETIRGHQKTQLRDYIRSVSQLRDRYWDLLGNGRFLDDQGLTNQNRAVTATAFASGQRRAVVLWNNSGQVQPVRVSMEGKKVVECAGVAGKLATVPAQLRPQEIAVVVFE; via the coding sequence ATGAAGAACACGTTTTCTTCTCTACTACTCATGGCATTGCCGTTGGCGGGCGCCGAGGTCGCGCTGCAGAATGCCAATCTTCAGATCGCGTTCAACGAGAAGGGCGCGCTCACCAGCCTGGTTGACCGGCGCTCGGCACCGGCCAGGAACCTCATCGCGCATCCTAAGGCGGGCTTCTGGAAGATTGTCTTCCAACGCGGCCGCTCGCTGGAGAATGTCATCGACCCTGGGCAGCAGACCTATCGGCTGGAGAAGAACGGCAACACCATCCGCATCGTGGCCGATTCGTTGCGATATGGCGGGGAGACGCTCGACATCGGGCTGGCCATTGACGTGACCCTGTCGGAGGACGAGATCCGGTGGCAGGCGCGCATCCAGAACGGTTCGCAAGTGACAATCTCGGAGTTCTTCTTCCCCGAGATAGGCGGCATAGATACACTCGGCGGGCCGGGCACGGACGACCTGCTGTGGCCGCAGAACGCAGGCGCGCGCATCCGCAATGTCCGGTCGACGTTGACGCCTCGCGTCGACGGCCTCAGCGAGATCGAAACGCCGGTGAACGGCGTGGCCGATCAGCGCCTGGAACTGCTCTACCCGGGCCACGCCACGATGGACTGGTACGAGTTGACCAACGATCGCCGGGGCATCTATTTCGCCAGCTATGACCCGAGCTTTCTGTCTGGTTCCCTGCTGGTGTCGCGCATGTTCACCGAGGGCGGCAGCATGACGTATTCCTTCGTCAAATACGCCTTTGTCCGCCCGGGTGAGACCTGGCAGAGCGGACAGTACGTCACCGCGCCGCACCCGGGCACCTGGCATGCCAGCGCCGGCAAGTACCGCCAATGGGCCAACACCTGGTTCCGGCATGACGCGCCTCCCGATTGGGTGGCGCACTTCAAGGGCATGTTGCTGGTGATCCTCCGCCAGCAGTACGGCGACGTGATGTGGCACTACGACGACATCCCGTTTCTCTATGAGGAGGCGCAAAAGAACGGCATGGACATGGTGTCTCTTTTCGGGTGGACCGAGGGCGGGCACGACAACCAGTACCCCATCTACAAAGCCGACCCGGAGATGGGCGGAGAGGCCGCGTTGCGGCGCGGTCTGGCGGAAGTCACCACTCGCGGCGGACACACGTTGCTCTACCTGCAAGGGCACTTGATGGACCCGGTCACCGACTGGTATACGCAGCGGGGCGCGGCACTGGCGGCCCGGAATGTGTGGGGCACACCATACTATGAGCAATACAACAAGGGCTATCAGAGCAGCCTGTTGCGCAACTACACACGCAAACTGTTCGCCATGCCGTGCACGTTGGGCGACGAATGGAGCAACCTGCTCGTAAAAGAAGGTCGCGAGAAGCTCGGCTTTGGCCCGAGCGCGTTGATCTACGACCAATTGGGCGGTATGCCGGCCTACCCGTGCTTTGGACTGAAGGACGACGTGAAGCCCTCGGCGGCCTTCACGCAAGGGCGGCTGAACCTGCTGAAGGCGTTGCGATCCAGTCTCAAGCAGACCAATCCGCATTTCGGCCTGATGTTCGAGCACAATACGGATATCTACGCGCAGTACGCCGACATCATTCACTGCGCCGGTGAAGGTTGCGCGCTCACCAGCCGGTCGTTTCCACAGTTGTTCCGCTACACATTTCCGGAGATCATCATCACGTCTCGTGACGCGGCACCGCGCGTGGACCCCAAGCAGGTGAACCACTCGCTGGCCTACGGGATGCGTTTCGAACTGGAAGTGCGCTACCGCGCGGACGTGGAGACCATTCGCGGCCACCAGAAGACTCAACTGCGGGACTACATCCGCTCCGTCAGCCAGCTCCGCGACCGGTATTGGGATCTGCTGGGCAATGGCCGTTTTCTGGATGACCAGGGACTGACGAATCAGAATCGAGCGGTGACGGCCACCGCCTTCGCCTCGGGACAGCGGCGCGCCGTCGTGTTGTGGAACAACAGCGGCCAGGTGCAGCCGGTGCGGGTCTCGATGGAGGGAAAGAAGGTAGTGGAGTGCGCGGGAGTGGCCGGGAAGCTGGCCACTGTGCCCGCTCAACTGCGCCCTCAGGAGATCGCCGTGGTGGTGTTTGAGTAG
- the dgoD gene encoding galactonate dehydratase — protein MKIRELRAYVVHAFRCNWVFVKVDTDEGISGVGEGTVEMREPTVASAIEELSRYLIGKDPFAIEHHIHVMNRDSYWRDGVILRSALSAVEAALFDIKGKALGVPVYELLGGQCRDRVKCYANGWFAGAETPQQFAAAARAPVAMGFQALKFDPFGKAYRTLSPAERETAVETVAAIRAEVGPNVDLLIEAHGRLDVPTAIRVGEMLAPYHPYWYEEPVPPDSIDALRAVREKVSTPIAAGERYFQPQRFVDAFNRGAIDIPQPDVCHVGGMLETKRVAGLSELYGLTISPHNPNGPIANAMTLQLAASTPNFGMLETMLSDVDWRDDVVHETLEMVDGCLLIPDTPGLGVELDEAAAAAHPYEARDLRHYTGALTRIRPANARPWFTVRSTSDVQA, from the coding sequence ATGAAGATCCGCGAATTGCGCGCCTATGTGGTCCACGCGTTCCGCTGCAACTGGGTGTTCGTCAAGGTGGACACAGACGAAGGCATCAGCGGAGTGGGGGAAGGCACCGTGGAGATGCGGGAGCCCACGGTGGCCAGCGCGATTGAGGAGTTGAGCCGGTATCTGATCGGCAAGGATCCGTTCGCCATCGAGCATCACATCCATGTGATGAACCGCGACTCCTATTGGCGCGACGGCGTCATCCTGCGCAGCGCGCTGAGCGCCGTCGAGGCCGCTCTGTTCGATATCAAGGGCAAGGCACTGGGCGTGCCCGTCTACGAGTTGTTGGGCGGACAATGCCGCGATCGCGTGAAGTGCTACGCCAATGGCTGGTTTGCCGGCGCCGAGACACCGCAACAGTTCGCTGCAGCGGCGCGCGCACCCGTGGCCATGGGCTTTCAGGCGCTGAAGTTCGACCCCTTTGGCAAGGCCTATCGCACGCTGTCGCCGGCCGAGCGGGAAACGGCAGTCGAAACGGTGGCCGCCATCCGCGCGGAAGTGGGACCGAACGTGGATCTGCTGATTGAAGCGCATGGCCGTCTGGACGTGCCCACGGCCATCCGCGTCGGGGAGATGCTGGCGCCATATCATCCCTATTGGTATGAGGAGCCCGTGCCGCCGGACAGCATCGACGCGCTGCGGGCCGTGCGTGAGAAAGTGTCGACGCCCATAGCCGCTGGCGAACGGTACTTCCAGCCGCAGCGTTTCGTCGATGCCTTCAACCGTGGCGCCATCGACATCCCGCAACCCGACGTCTGCCATGTGGGCGGAATGCTGGAGACCAAACGGGTGGCGGGCCTGTCCGAACTCTATGGGCTCACTATCTCGCCCCACAATCCCAACGGCCCCATCGCCAACGCGATGACGCTGCAACTGGCTGCCTCCACGCCGAATTTCGGCATGTTGGAGACCATGTTGAGCGATGTGGACTGGCGCGATGACGTGGTCCACGAAACGCTGGAGATGGTGGACGGCTGCCTGCTGATTCCGGATACTCCGGGCCTCGGTGTGGAGTTGGACGAAGCCGCCGCCGCCGCGCATCCCTATGAGGCGCGGGATCTGCGGCACTATACCGGTGCGCTGACAAGGATTCGGCCCGCCAATGCGCGTCCCTGGTTCACGGTAAGGAGCACCTCCGATGTCCAGGCTTAG
- a CDS encoding arabinofuranosidase catalytic domain-containing protein translates to MRTKIIPVQMLAMALTLCAALTTATAAGATPPRPQGPCDVYAAAGAPCVAAHSSTRALYAGYNGPLYQVLRQSDGKTLDIGVVQPSEQPVPDAGGYANAAAQDAFCANTYCWISILYDQSPKGNHLIQAPRGGFSGPAMGGFNNLPVADMAPVTLMGHKVYGVFIAPGMGIRLNDAKGTAVDDQAEGQYWVINGHHYNSGCCFDYGNAETDSRDDGNGTMETTYYGNATPWYRGTGNGPWIMTDQENNLVGCVNPDGSKLCTNLPSITWRFVTAIAKGEPHHWTSMGGDAQRGPLSVMFDGPRIDVTYDPMRKQGAILLGNGGDNSVGSQGTFYEGAMTAAGTFPSDATDQLVQANVVAAKYDVQRLSLAPTAAKATPPGLQTFSPGSSQDTTLTFTNTTGAPATGVKLSVSVPRQWTAMVPGSRTTSVTIPEAVAPGASAKATFKVTSAAAAFNGDLVGTASWTGPGGTTHSETTVEKVRNVSPVKVNEFRVSAGNPPNSTNSFIELYNTGAGAVDLSNWSLSQHQTQQAIFSSVKIPAGTKLAPGGFYLLGLANSGLAVPARTGDSTVYIRSTTGMSAGDIIEIDTGSKMETRKIASVGTAAGNSTTLWQPLPDGMVITIPAGSTNVPVTSVSGFEVGQKIAIGYGATYPTVANAVEKYEVATVTAVGKPGTQAFLGVDAPSGATNIKVTSVANISAGDKIRLDIDSVGHGIETVTVTRVGTQASRTALTADVSAGATSIKVRSVNGFTVGDKLTIGTPANQETVTISAVGASVDFTPALARPHLNREEAIAQGTGLDLAAPLRFPHAGNMPFSVRGTGITFQPATAFAHSSNEPVQPLGTGITLDKPLAKEHEINAAVRDAAVTTAGYQGTPAPNQWFGGPALSPSAGNMVLRDAAGLVVDSLNYGLPVDPWASEGYHGISGSGQGGCLVPAPGFARGFGPAAAASGATNRSAGRFPDGADTDSNCTDFLLQPATTLSAASAAGSSNLKVASVADFKSGQTILIDAAGELENAVIETVGTAGATTAGTATNVGATVIPVNGVMGFTAGQTIMVDDGASRETAVVASVTFGFRNSSITVAAPLKSAHAAGTSVTGTGITLTAALTKAHGSGTQVARILPTPGAPNQYVRSK, encoded by the coding sequence ATGAGAACGAAGATCATACCTGTGCAAATGCTCGCCATGGCGCTCACTCTGTGCGCCGCGTTGACGACGGCCACGGCGGCCGGGGCAACGCCACCGCGACCGCAAGGCCCGTGCGATGTCTACGCCGCCGCGGGTGCCCCCTGCGTGGCCGCCCACAGTAGTACCCGTGCGCTGTACGCCGGCTACAACGGACCGCTCTACCAGGTCCTGCGCCAGTCCGATGGCAAGACCCTGGATATCGGTGTCGTCCAGCCCAGCGAGCAGCCGGTCCCGGACGCCGGCGGATACGCCAATGCGGCCGCGCAGGACGCCTTCTGCGCCAACACGTACTGTTGGATCAGCATCCTTTATGACCAGTCTCCCAAGGGCAACCACCTCATCCAGGCGCCGCGCGGAGGCTTCAGCGGACCGGCTATGGGCGGATTCAACAACCTCCCGGTGGCGGACATGGCGCCGGTCACGCTGATGGGCCACAAGGTCTACGGCGTCTTCATCGCGCCGGGCATGGGCATCCGCCTGAACGATGCGAAGGGCACCGCGGTGGACGACCAGGCGGAGGGGCAGTACTGGGTGATCAACGGCCACCACTACAACTCCGGATGTTGTTTTGATTACGGCAATGCCGAGACGGACAGCCGCGACGACGGCAACGGCACGATGGAGACCACCTACTACGGGAACGCCACGCCCTGGTATCGAGGCACCGGTAACGGCCCTTGGATCATGACCGACCAGGAAAACAACCTGGTGGGCTGCGTGAATCCGGACGGATCCAAGCTCTGCACAAACCTGCCGAGCATCACGTGGCGGTTCGTCACGGCGATCGCCAAGGGCGAGCCGCACCACTGGACGTCCATGGGCGGCGACGCGCAGCGGGGTCCGTTGTCGGTCATGTTTGACGGACCGCGCATCGACGTCACCTACGACCCGATGCGTAAGCAGGGCGCCATCCTGCTGGGCAACGGCGGCGACAACAGCGTCGGCTCGCAAGGCACTTTTTACGAAGGTGCGATGACGGCCGCGGGCACATTCCCTTCGGACGCCACCGATCAATTGGTGCAGGCCAACGTAGTGGCCGCGAAGTACGACGTGCAGCGGCTCAGCCTGGCGCCGACGGCCGCCAAGGCTACACCGCCCGGACTTCAGACATTCTCCCCAGGATCCTCGCAGGACACCACCCTGACCTTCACGAATACGACAGGGGCGCCGGCAACGGGCGTGAAGCTGAGTGTTTCCGTGCCCAGGCAGTGGACTGCCATGGTCCCCGGCTCCAGAACGACGTCCGTGACGATTCCTGAAGCGGTTGCTCCGGGCGCCAGCGCGAAGGCGACGTTCAAAGTCACCTCAGCCGCGGCGGCCTTCAACGGCGATCTGGTGGGGACTGCTTCCTGGACAGGCCCGGGCGGCACGACGCACTCGGAAACAACAGTGGAGAAGGTGCGGAACGTCAGCCCCGTCAAGGTCAACGAGTTTCGCGTCAGCGCCGGAAATCCCCCCAATTCGACGAACTCGTTTATCGAGCTCTACAACACAGGAGCCGGCGCTGTCGACCTTTCCAACTGGAGCCTGTCCCAGCACCAGACTCAACAGGCGATCTTCTCCTCGGTGAAGATCCCCGCCGGGACGAAGCTCGCTCCGGGCGGCTTCTATCTGCTGGGTCTCGCGAACTCTGGATTGGCGGTGCCCGCGCGCACCGGTGACAGCACCGTGTACATCAGGAGCACAACTGGCATGTCGGCCGGCGACATAATCGAGATCGACACCGGCTCCAAAATGGAGACGCGCAAGATCGCGAGCGTGGGGACAGCGGCGGGCAACAGCACGACATTGTGGCAACCCCTGCCGGACGGGATGGTGATCACGATTCCCGCCGGTTCGACCAACGTGCCCGTCACCAGTGTGTCGGGATTCGAGGTGGGCCAGAAGATCGCCATCGGCTACGGCGCCACCTATCCCACCGTCGCAAACGCCGTGGAAAAGTATGAAGTGGCCACGGTCACGGCAGTGGGCAAACCGGGTACGCAAGCTTTCCTCGGTGTGGACGCGCCCTCCGGGGCGACCAACATCAAGGTGACCTCGGTTGCCAACATCTCGGCTGGAGACAAGATCCGGCTCGACATCGATAGCGTCGGCCATGGGATCGAGACCGTCACGGTGACGCGGGTCGGCACCCAGGCGAGCCGCACCGCGCTGACTGCGGATGTGAGCGCAGGCGCGACCAGCATCAAGGTCCGCAGCGTAAACGGGTTCACGGTGGGCGACAAGCTGACGATCGGCACGCCTGCAAACCAGGAGACCGTGACGATCAGCGCGGTCGGGGCCAGCGTCGACTTTACTCCCGCCCTCGCCAGGCCGCACCTCAACCGCGAGGAGGCAATCGCCCAGGGTACAGGACTGGATCTGGCCGCTCCGCTGCGCTTCCCGCATGCGGGCAACATGCCCTTCAGTGTGAGGGGCACGGGCATCACCTTCCAGCCTGCGACCGCCTTTGCGCATTCGAGCAATGAACCCGTGCAGCCTTTGGGCACGGGCATCACACTAGACAAGCCCCTGGCCAAAGAGCACGAGATCAACGCGGCCGTGCGGGACGCCGCGGTGACCACCGCGGGTTACCAGGGTACGCCGGCACCCAACCAGTGGTTCGGCGGCCCGGCCCTCTCCCCCAGCGCCGGCAACATGGTGCTGCGCGACGCCGCTGGCCTGGTGGTCGATAGTCTCAACTACGGCCTGCCCGTCGACCCATGGGCCTCTGAGGGCTACCACGGCATTTCAGGTTCGGGACAGGGCGGCTGCCTCGTGCCTGCGCCCGGCTTTGCCCGCGGCTTCGGACCAGCCGCGGCAGCCTCCGGAGCCACGAACCGGAGCGCCGGCCGCTTCCCGGATGGCGCCGATACAGACAGCAACTGCACGGATTTCCTGCTGCAGCCCGCCACCACCTTGTCGGCCGCTTCGGCCGCCGGCTCGAGCAACCTCAAAGTCGCCAGCGTGGCCGACTTCAAATCCGGCCAGACGATTCTGATCGACGCCGCAGGCGAACTCGAAAACGCCGTCATCGAAACGGTCGGTACGGCCGGGGCAACAACCGCGGGTACGGCCACCAACGTGGGCGCAACCGTGATCCCCGTCAACGGCGTGATGGGTTTCACAGCCGGACAGACCATCATGGTCGACGACGGAGCGAGCCGTGAGACTGCCGTTGTGGCATCGGTCACGTTCGGGTTCAGGAACTCCTCCATCACCGTGGCGGCGCCGCTGAAATCAGCGCACGCAGCCGGTACATCCGTCACCGGCACCGGCATCACCCTGACCGCTGCGTTGACCAAGGCACATGGCAGCGGGACCCAGGTAGCAAGGATCCTTCCTACGCCTGGCGCGCCCAACCAGTACGTCCGCTCGAAGTAA
- a CDS encoding SDR family NAD(P)-dependent oxidoreductase — protein sequence MSRLSGKVALVTGAARGIGAGVALAFAREGAAAVVVNDLTSTADVESTLQNIADTGAQACFLAADVRSEEQVDEMFRQVVERFGRLDILVNNAGITRREDIFETSLEGWHAVLDTHLTGTFLCARAAMRIMREQRCGRIIQMSSVLAWQAAVRGFVHYAAAKGGQIAFTHTLSKTAAPFGITVNAIAPGVIETEMLRQAHGEAGIAEVAKQIPLGLGSVEDVAAAAVFLASDESKHITGATIDVNGGYYYR from the coding sequence ATGTCCAGGCTTAGCGGGAAGGTGGCGCTGGTGACGGGTGCGGCCCGTGGTATCGGCGCTGGCGTGGCTCTCGCTTTCGCGCGGGAAGGCGCCGCGGCGGTGGTGGTGAATGACCTCACCTCCACCGCCGATGTGGAATCCACGTTGCAGAACATCGCGGACACCGGTGCGCAGGCCTGCTTTCTGGCGGCCGACGTCCGCTCGGAAGAGCAGGTGGACGAGATGTTCCGTCAGGTCGTGGAGCGTTTTGGGCGTCTGGATATCCTGGTGAACAATGCCGGCATCACGCGCCGCGAGGATATCTTCGAGACGTCGTTGGAGGGCTGGCACGCGGTGCTGGATACGCACCTGACGGGCACGTTCCTGTGCGCCCGGGCAGCCATGCGGATCATGCGCGAACAACGCTGCGGACGCATCATCCAGATGAGCTCGGTGCTGGCATGGCAGGCAGCCGTGCGCGGATTCGTCCATTATGCGGCGGCCAAGGGAGGGCAGATCGCGTTCACACACACGCTGTCGAAGACCGCGGCGCCCTTTGGCATCACCGTGAACGCCATCGCGCCGGGAGTCATTGAGACCGAGATGCTGCGTCAGGCGCACGGCGAGGCGGGCATTGCGGAAGTGGCCAAACAGATTCCGCTGGGGCTCGGCTCGGTGGAGGACGTGGCGGCAGCCGCGGTGTTCCTCGCCAGCGACGAGTCCAAGCACATCACGGGTGCCACCATAGACGTCAACGGCGGCTACTACTACCGGTAA